In Deinococcus radiotolerans, the genomic stretch GTGTCAGCGGCCTGCACGAGAATCCGGACCTGGTAGGGGTCGTCCGCCGCCACGCTTTGCAGGGGGAGGCGGTAGGCGAAGGTGACCCGGCCATCAAACTGATCTAGCGCGGGACTGGCAGGGAGCGAACGGCCTGTACCACTGGCGCTGCGCACCACGAACCCGTAGGGGAACAGGGCCGCTGGACTGGAGTTGGTCAAGGACACAGCGTCGACTTCGCTTTCCCGGAACGCCTGGAAATCCGCGGCCTGGGCATCGACGACAGCGGCGTTCAGCAGCGGGCTGTACTGCATCCCGTGCGTGGGGCGCATGCTCAGGGCAATGCTGGCGTCGGCGGCCGTGTTGTCAAACCGCACGAGTCGGGTGACGGCGGTGCCGCTCAAGTTGCTGGCGCTGCTGGCCGCGAAGAACGTGAGGTTCTGCCGGGCGCTCGCGTAGGGCGTGTCGCCCGAGGCAGAGGCGTTGCGGACCTCAAACGTGGCCGAGAGGTACCGCTGGCCGCCCGAGCTGCGGCTTCCGACATCGAAAGCAGCGGTGGCGAGGCTTCGCAGCTCGATTCCGTCCTCCAGCGCCGTGGTGCTCTGCGGCCCGAGGGCACGGGCGGGCTGCGCTGTGGCCGTGACGTGGGCGGTGCCCAGGCCCGTGAACGTGATCTCCATGAGCCCAAGTGTGCGGGCGCTGGGCGGTGGACTGGAATGAGAAGAGCAGCTGGCAAGTAGGGTGATGAGGCTCAGGAGAAGCAGGGACCCTGCCGGTAAGTGAATGCGCATGGAGACAGGCCCCTCCACAGGGCCGGAAGAGCAGAAGAGTGAGAGACCCGCTTTGACCGTCAAGGAGCCGACCGTTCAGGCACGATGGCCGCACTGTGCTGGAAGGGAGAGCGCCCTGATGGGGAGGGGTGACGTGCACCAGTGGGATCGCCTGAACACGACATGGGACGTTGGTGCCGCAGGTACCGTTTCAGAAGCCAGGTGGCAAGGATAGAGTTGAGCTGAAAACAAATTGATCACAGCGGTCCATGGGCTACGCGGTAGCGCCAGGAACTTGTCGCTCTGTGAGCCGGACACGGGCCGTCAGCCTGGCTTGCGGGCCAGGTACATGTGCCGGGAGAGCCGCCGCTCGGCCGTCAAGGTATGCACGCACCACAGGAAGTCCTGCAGCCCCGCAAACTGCGTCTCGTCCTCGGTCGCCAGCAGCGCCTCACGGTGCGTGGCGCGCGCGTCATGCCAGCGCCGCGCAATCTCCGCTGCTGCTGACGTCAGATCCTCCCACGCCACGAGGTCGAAACCAGCCTGGGCGATCAGGCGTTCATTCTCACCGGGTGGCACGTAAACGTACGTGCCAATCGAGGACCGCCGGGCTATCTCGGCGTGCGACACCAGACCCGTCAGCACCATCGCGTCGGTGTACAGCATCATGCCGCCCGGGCGCAGCACCCGGAACCACTCCGCGAGCAGCTCCGTGCGGCCTGGGATGTGGCACACGGCGTCATTGCAGATCACGGCGTCAAACGTGTCCGGGTCAAACGGGAGGCCCTCGCCAGCGTCAATCACCTGGAACTGCGCGAGGTGACTCAGCTGCCGCTGCGTGGCTTGGTCCTGCGCGGTGCGGACGCCGAAAGCGTTGACGTCCAGGCCCGTGATGGTGCAGCCTACCGTGGCGGCCAGGTGGAGGGCCGGGCCGCCTGAACCGCACCCCACTTCCAGCACGTGGGCGGACGCCGTGAGGCCCAGCAGCGTGCTGAAGTGCTGGAGTTCCGCTGCGGTCATCCAGCCGGTCTGTCCCAGATCATCGCCGTACGTGGCGGCGCGCACCGCCTGCTGGGCATCCGTGGCGTACTGGCTGTAGGACGTGTTGTACAGATCGACGGGGGCCGAAGCGTCTGATGTCATGGGTCTCCTGAAGGGGGAATTGCAGGCGGGCTGAACGGCGTCCCTGATGAGGACTGCTGCCGTATTGACGTGAGGTGCAGGGCCTGCCAGCAACGAGAGGCTTTAGGCGCCTCACCCTTCGGTGAACGCGGTGCATAGTCAGGCAATAGCGGGGCAGGGTGGCAGGTGGATGGTGGTGGAGACGACCAGTGAGGTCAGGGGGCTTTTCAGGGCGCAGAGGGAATCTCGTTCTTCAGGCAGCGCTGCCGCGTGCATAAGCGCAGACCCGGCATCTGAGATGCCTGAGTCTGCACCGGTGACCGTCAATCCGCCGTCAATCTGATCCAGACCCAGCTTCATGTAAGGGGCTTGCGCACCACCCGCCCCTGGCGATCTCGCTGAACGCGGCCGCGGACCTGGTCCGATCAGTGATGGCGGGCCGACACAGCACTCAGCAGGGAGCGCCCTGAAGGCAGATGGGCGACGTGCTCCACAGCGGCTGAGGGCGTAAGGTCTTTGGACCCCTCGGCGCGCTCACGCCGTTTCTCCTTGAGGTGCGGGCCCTGAACGGCTGGCCAGGAAGATCACGAGGCCAGCCACAAAGCACACGGCACCGGCGAAGAAGGCCACACCCGGCAGGTGCATGGGCGCGTCCGAGGCGGCGAAGGACGAGAACAGCGCGGTCGACAGGAGCGGTCCGGCAATGGCGCAGAGCGAGCCCACGCCACTCAGGGCGCCCTGCACAGCCCCCTGGGCCTCTGGGGGTGTCCGGCCCGCAATGAGCGCCTGAAGAGCCGGGGCGGCGATGCCGGCCAGCGCCCCAATGGGCATCGTGGCATACACCATCCACGCCGACGACGACAATCCGTAGGCCACGTACCCCAACACGCCCAGAACGATTCCCAGGGTCACCGTGCGCTCGGTGCCGAGTCGCGCCAGGACGCGCGGCAACAGGGCAACCTGCACGAAGGCGCTGACCACGCCCGCCACCGCGAGGGAGACACCGTTGGTGCCGGTCGTCCAGCCGTACCGGAGCGTGCCGTGCAGCACCCAGGTACTCGTCAGGAACTGCTGAGCGAGGTTCATGCAGGTGATCACCGCCGCAAGCACCGGGAGGCCCGGGAAGTGCCCCAGCACGCTGAGCGCACGCAACGGGACGAAGCTGGAGAGCGCCACCGGCGCCTGGTTGCGCGGTCGCGATTCAGGCAGCACCACAAGGCCATACACAAAGTTGAGCAGCGCGAGTGCGGCGGCCACTCCGTACGGCAGGCGAAGGCCGTACTGTCCCAGCAGTCCGCCGAGGGCCGGCCCAACGATGAGTCCGAGGCCGAACGCTGCGCCGGCAAGCCCGAAGTTTCGCGCGCGGGTCTGGGGCGTACTGACGTCCGCGATGTAGGCGTTGGCCACCCCAATCGTAGCGCCCCCGATGCCGCCGAGGGCTCGCGCGAGGAACAGCCAGGCGAGCGACGGCGCCAGCGCGGCCAGGCCGTAGGAGGCGGCCGTGAGCAGGGTGCTGGCGAGCAGCACCGGTCGGCGGCCCAGACGGTCCGACAGCGTGCCCAGCACGGGGGCCGTCAGCAGTTGCGCCAGCGAGAACATAGCGATGAGGAATCCGAGATTATGCGCAGCGAGAAGGGGATTGCCGGTCAGCTGGGTCACCAGTTGCGGGCCCACGGGGATGACGACGCCAAAGCCGATCAGGTCAATCAGGAGCGTCACGAAAATGAAGGGGAGGCCCGGCGAACGGGGAGTGGTCATATAACCTCCAGAAGTAAGGTG encodes the following:
- a CDS encoding class I SAM-dependent methyltransferase; translation: MTSDASAPVDLYNTSYSQYATDAQQAVRAATYGDDLGQTGWMTAAELQHFSTLLGLTASAHVLEVGCGSGGPALHLAATVGCTITGLDVNAFGVRTAQDQATQRQLSHLAQFQVIDAGEGLPFDPDTFDAVICNDAVCHIPGRTELLAEWFRVLRPGGMMLYTDAMVLTGLVSHAEIARRSSIGTYVYVPPGENERLIAQAGFDLVAWEDLTSAAAEIARRWHDARATHREALLATEDETQFAGLQDFLWCVHTLTAERRLSRHMYLARKPG
- a CDS encoding MFS transporter, whose translation is MTTPRSPGLPFIFVTLLIDLIGFGVVIPVGPQLVTQLTGNPLLAAHNLGFLIAMFSLAQLLTAPVLGTLSDRLGRRPVLLASTLLTAASYGLAALAPSLAWLFLARALGGIGGATIGVANAYIADVSTPQTRARNFGLAGAAFGLGLIVGPALGGLLGQYGLRLPYGVAAALALLNFVYGLVVLPESRPRNQAPVALSSFVPLRALSVLGHFPGLPVLAAVITCMNLAQQFLTSTWVLHGTLRYGWTTGTNGVSLAVAGVVSAFVQVALLPRVLARLGTERTVTLGIVLGVLGYVAYGLSSSAWMVYATMPIGALAGIAAPALQALIAGRTPPEAQGAVQGALSGVGSLCAIAGPLLSTALFSSFAASDAPMHLPGVAFFAGAVCFVAGLVIFLASRSGPAPQGETA